A window from Zavarzinia compransoris encodes these proteins:
- a CDS encoding antitoxin MazE family protein → MPTSVSERVQKRRAALRAAGLRPIQIWVPDTRRPGFAEECRRQAQAVAQADMADREMLGFLDAILLDTDGENEA, encoded by the coding sequence ATGCCGACATCAGTTTCCGAACGGGTTCAGAAGCGCCGGGCTGCCTTGCGAGCCGCCGGGCTGCGCCCGATCCAGATCTGGGTTCCCGACACCCGTCGCCCCGGCTTCGCCGAGGAATGCCGCCGCCAAGCCCAGGCCGTGGCCCAGGCGGACATGGCCGACCGGGAGATGCTGGGCTTCCTTGATGCCATCCTCCTGGACACGGACGGCGAGAACGAAGCGTGA
- a CDS encoding type II toxin-antitoxin system PemK/MazF family toxin yields the protein MRRGDLVTVAMPGDFGKPRPALVIQSDQFMDAATVTVLLLSGTLVDAPLVRLSVEPRPENGLRKRSQIMVDKAMTVKRDRLASPFGRLDDETMVAVNRALALFLGFA from the coding sequence GTGAGGCGCGGAGACCTCGTGACCGTGGCCATGCCCGGAGACTTCGGCAAGCCGCGCCCGGCCCTGGTCATCCAGTCCGATCAGTTCATGGACGCGGCCACCGTGACGGTGTTGCTGCTGTCGGGGACCCTGGTCGATGCCCCCTTGGTCCGTCTGAGCGTGGAGCCACGCCCGGAGAATGGCTTGCGCAAGCGGTCCCAGATCATGGTGGACAAGGCCATGACCGTGAAGCGGGACAGGCTGGCGTCACCATTCGGCAGGCTCGACGACGAAACCATGGTTGCCGTCAATCGCGCTCTCGCCCTGTTCCTGGGCTTCGCTTAA
- a CDS encoding VWA domain-containing protein: MAWPQPFSRLRALATALGLGVVLALAACDSQPAFDFTIVAGSENQALEPIVQDFCRTKGVTCTLAYQGSLDIGLSLRPGQDRTVDAVWPAASLWIDLFDSARAVTHRRSISQNPVVLGVRKAKAEELGWTKGPVTTKAILEAVEAGRLRFFMTSATQSNSGSAAYLAMLAAARGKPLLEAADLDDPDTLRQVRALLRGVERSSGSSGWLADLYLQETARGAVLDAMWNYEAVIKETNDALRAKGKDVLWAVYPAEGVAVADSPLGFVERGRDKAVEEFFVALQAHLLSPEIQAQIAATGRRVALGGGQAKAEADWNFDPERLVTAIPTPEPGVIRRALALYQEALRRPSLTVLCLDFSGSMEGEGIYALRQALQFLFTPERAAELLVQWSAADRIVVIPFSGRVGAVWDAAGTAEGQARLLAEALAWPVGGGTDIYACIDEAYRQIERLRGSDNDYLPAIAVMTDGVSEGSADAFLAGRPGGGGAVPVFGVTFGNARRDALDILAKGTGARVFDGTKDLTGAFRSLRGYN; encoded by the coding sequence ATGGCGTGGCCACAGCCGTTCTCGCGCCTGCGTGCGCTTGCCACCGCGCTCGGGCTGGGGGTCGTTCTGGCGCTGGCGGCCTGCGACAGCCAGCCCGCCTTCGACTTCACCATCGTCGCCGGCTCGGAAAACCAGGCGCTGGAGCCGATCGTGCAGGATTTCTGCCGCACGAAGGGCGTCACCTGCACCCTGGCCTACCAGGGTTCCCTCGACATCGGCCTCTCGCTCCGCCCCGGCCAGGACAGGACGGTGGATGCGGTCTGGCCCGCGGCCAGCCTGTGGATCGACCTGTTCGATAGTGCCCGCGCCGTCACCCACCGCCGCTCGATCTCGCAGAACCCGGTGGTGCTAGGCGTCCGCAAGGCCAAGGCCGAGGAATTGGGCTGGACCAAGGGCCCGGTGACCACCAAGGCCATTCTCGAAGCGGTGGAGGCCGGGCGCCTGCGCTTCTTCATGACCTCCGCCACCCAGTCCAATTCGGGCAGCGCCGCCTATCTCGCCATGCTGGCGGCGGCGCGCGGCAAGCCCCTGCTGGAAGCGGCCGACCTCGACGATCCCGACACGCTGCGCCAGGTCCGCGCCCTGCTGCGCGGGGTCGAGCGGTCGTCGGGTTCCAGCGGCTGGCTGGCCGATCTCTATCTCCAGGAAACCGCCCGCGGCGCCGTTCTCGACGCCATGTGGAACTATGAAGCCGTCATCAAGGAAACCAACGACGCCCTGCGCGCCAAGGGCAAGGACGTGCTCTGGGCGGTCTATCCGGCGGAAGGGGTGGCGGTCGCCGATTCCCCGCTCGGCTTCGTCGAGCGCGGCCGCGACAAGGCGGTGGAGGAGTTCTTCGTCGCCCTCCAGGCCCATCTGCTCTCCCCCGAGATCCAGGCTCAGATCGCGGCGACCGGCCGCCGCGTTGCGCTCGGCGGCGGCCAGGCCAAGGCCGAGGCGGACTGGAACTTCGATCCCGAACGGCTGGTGACCGCCATCCCGACGCCGGAACCGGGCGTCATCCGCCGCGCCCTCGCCCTTTACCAGGAGGCGCTGCGCCGGCCTTCGCTGACCGTGCTCTGCCTCGACTTCTCGGGCAGCATGGAGGGCGAGGGCATCTATGCCCTGCGCCAGGCCCTGCAATTCCTCTTCACGCCCGAGCGGGCGGCGGAACTGCTGGTGCAATGGTCGGCCGCCGACCGCATCGTGGTCATCCCCTTCAGCGGCCGCGTCGGCGCCGTCTGGGATGCGGCCGGCACCGCCGAGGGCCAGGCCCGCCTGCTGGCCGAGGCCCTGGCCTGGCCGGTCGGCGGCGGCACCGACATCTATGCCTGCATCGACGAAGCCTATCGCCAGATCGAGCGCTTGCGCGGCAGCGACAACGATTACCTGCCGGCGATCGCGGTGATGACCGACGGCGTCAGCGAGGGCAGCGCCGATGCCTTCCTGGCCGGCCGGCCCGGCGGCGGCGGCGCGGTCCCGGTGTTCGGCGTCACCTTCGGCAATGCCCGGCGGGATGCGCTGGACATCCTGGCCAAGGGCACCGGCGCCCGGGTCTTCGACGGCACCAAGGACCTGACCGGCGCCTTCCGGTCGCTCCGCGGCTATAATTAG
- a CDS encoding 5-bromo-4-chloroindolyl phosphate hydrolysis family protein, whose translation MSGDRGRRPASAPGGSGNNWLAGGLAGAAAVPALALGLDIPFLVAAGSGVLVCLGLAFALGPRRLFEGADTKSLSDEGLAFARELLAAALPEVRRLETEAARIKDPAGGKAALHLAALAREVTDIVEREPVRLRNARRLLTHFLPSAADLCAGVVLLEGQRSPDRERMRKATEMLARLERAFALSRDALFESDLTELDVDLQMLDLSLKNDLETRA comes from the coding sequence GTGAGCGGGGACAGAGGGCGCAGGCCCGCATCCGCCCCGGGCGGCAGCGGCAACAACTGGCTGGCCGGCGGGCTGGCCGGGGCGGCGGCCGTGCCGGCCCTGGCGCTCGGCCTCGACATTCCGTTCCTGGTCGCGGCCGGCAGCGGCGTCCTCGTCTGCCTCGGCCTTGCCTTCGCCCTCGGGCCGCGGCGCCTGTTCGAGGGCGCCGACACGAAATCCCTCTCGGACGAGGGGCTGGCCTTCGCCCGGGAATTGCTGGCCGCCGCCCTGCCCGAGGTCCGGCGCCTGGAAACCGAGGCGGCGCGGATCAAGGATCCGGCCGGCGGCAAGGCCGCCCTGCACTTGGCCGCCCTCGCCCGCGAAGTCACCGACATCGTCGAGCGCGAGCCGGTGCGCCTGCGCAATGCCCGCCGCCTGCTGACCCATTTCCTGCCCTCGGCCGCCGATCTCTGCGCCGGGGTCGTCCTGCTTGAAGGGCAGCGCAGCCCCGACCGCGAGCGGATGCGCAAGGCGACCGAGATGCTGGCCCGGCTGGAGCGGGCCTTCGCCCTGTCGCGCGATGCGCTTTTCGAAAGCGACCTGACCGAACTGGACGTCGACCTCCAGATGCTCGACCTTTCGCTGAAGAACGATCTGGAGACCAGGGCATGA
- a CDS encoding usg protein, producing the protein MSDLARMLSDYRLTTAEILYHMPDHPALLQSYTWQKLDLAPRYPELRKFLDFWEANLDGRLHSVKVVSNKLITPGEFRHTRNYFALH; encoded by the coding sequence ATGAGCGATCTTGCCCGCATGCTGTCCGACTATCGCCTGACAACGGCGGAAATTCTGTACCACATGCCGGATCATCCGGCACTTCTGCAAAGCTATACTTGGCAGAAACTGGATCTGGCGCCGCGCTATCCCGAGCTGCGGAAGTTTCTCGACTTCTGGGAAGCCAATCTCGACGGCCGGCTTCATTCGGTGAAGGTGGTCAGCAACAAGCTGATCACGCCCGGCGAATTCCGCCACACCCGGAATTATTTCGCCCTGCATTGA